The sequence below is a genomic window from Thermovirga sp..
TTACGTGCCTCTCTTGCCGCCCTCTGCCTGACCTCGAAGGTGCCAAAGCCCGCGATCTGGACCTTGTCGCCCTTGGCCAGCGTTCCGGCTATTTCGCCGATCACTGCCGATACTACTTCGGCCGCCTTGGCATTGGTGAGGCCCGCCGATTTCGCTACGGCCTGGACCAGTTCCGATTTGTTCACTGCTGTCGTCCTCCTCTCGAAAAGGCTTTGTTCAAGGGGATTATCCCATCCTTGGAGCCCCAGGGCAAGTCCTGTAAAGGTTTTTCTTCGATCCCTTTCTGAATCCCGGCGGAAAGGTCTCTCTTCCCCGTAAAAAAGCGGCACCCTTTTTCGGGTGCCGCCGCTCTCCTTGCTTCGCCCGTGGTGCCTTGAAAAATGAAGTCAGGAGATCTTTTCCACGTTTGCCGCTTGGGGACCCTTCT
It includes:
- a CDS encoding HU family DNA-binding protein yields the protein MNKSELVQAVAKSAGLTNAKAAEVVSAVIGEIAGTLAKGDKVQIAGFGTFEVRQRAAREARNPQDPTKKVKVPARKVPAFRAGKALKEKVR